The Mesomycoplasma ovipneumoniae genome window below encodes:
- a CDS encoding SGNH/GDSL hydrolase family protein, translating to MKKNISKPDFSKAFKIFLSFSTLSLTISGITLIGIKNRDERDQINIPITHSVQETEELLDQINYLSIGDSISAGFNWDYSFDVRGMLDENNQVKGLSYPAFFANFIQKVNPNALKSFDNLALSWTTITDWLYLLNPENEKYKNLDKTHFHFNYHLDRKLNSPYGQQIRYVFDDFSATSFPKLHKKIQESNLITLSLGANDLIESIDFRVIAKPLQKLATKAEASFEFMQNIELTYQKIYRNLLTLVENLRKINPKVQIVLVGYNSLTSNIVKFFEKLLTNEIGLPENYANLAIKRLNSTIRQVARVQKVQYVDLYNEKIWQENPSEFATKELDIHPSTKGYKKMAQDLLFKLAIEQDIPFRNEADQKLGWDKDYVEKDLNNYRRILNIASNSQILEALSLEGSTDKFISETSQIETRTTADIQKTEKSPLENFVNVILNNNFGDFLSRFVQLGLQNNPGVQKTLTDFWKENQKAGASFAQILQKIFSSGFFSQIIARFQTYVQNIIDTQNWEKATISDLVNQIFADFDEKQIIDVLNTVVTSEFASENPEKTKELIFASIFGQSLVQDLIINNIIQVDVAYKDNLKVVFTFDSIRKLFTKIITDFQLRADEYKNSASFQQIIQTYLENPENDADNVSFIRNFISETLKHHDSVQVLVGIINDNFNFNLPKDDQDSLTNLLVSLADVIVRTNVWTKLNDLAAKNFLDVIKQSDYKNVTENISSIFADQIYTNYSTFFKDSKNLLDLFHELLSFELSNNQIESLKKLLNKFYPILTKFDLSNFIDSSSPNYASFSFLFDSAKDFLVSNSFKPLSDVVNSAINDFLVNKSQYQRIDDLNRFGFQFLANNLPKLEENIYAFIAKNVQDEKFLTNLINLISNSLTDQGLTPKSIETFSQIIRLIFEDFYSKYQIWKYDKTIPTNNLIFDFVKGAINTFETFTKSNFSEYDFLKNNLESATKAKNEAEIQEYSTKIALLDQQLSFQNFSSYFLNNFFSQEQIYSLLKSLASLDFQSKISNQDLVLFVKNLFDQSFLHKQLIGKLDQNSFFNNPKIQEPLLNILSNFFESSEVEKLLSKLIEYFFDNKKFEQHTNFNSLIENFLKENSQLIEEVFTLFLGNTATWESISQFLQAILDAYQLNLSQDSVNTILELVRDILTKLRDSILSIQSETTIQPPLIIKSLITIIFDAISNNPTPKKSVIETLFDSFSVDIANNYYTSEAISSQDQNKITPDKISSLIAEVMKTKPILEQIRSSLSSIPEGYREDIVPIFDSFLKSEGLKDLFNSYFTIVAKANISKPLDNFSLIKSLFERQHFNKIIGEFIVKLDEKEKNLTTNFAKLSQKIFNTQFEETEFESFFKLIKKIIQNNIESYYTDEPESINIFSDQAQAINVSQDIADFQIQAQPFSDSGSEQQSPSSSSAETQNQSLPKKSPNYSKKNAFLTKIITILTKLTSGQFSTSNLNSLLETEIANEEFIVELVKQIGTVYNQIDQSEKDNIWKILTKIFKSDFFKEKIELLSVGNISSFSIFSGLSEESKKKIEPTFKSLLLEFLPNSANKLFIFRILDHINKNQESFKEVKTFSSILTKFLGNDNSHNNTVQNQNSQTQTNSQFLKAYLWHVLDFLVKHNGFLDIAVDIAASYLKLNLDNNPNLTTKVQKPREIPKTFLKEFIGLGFENPLISGILDQMLDAVKTLESSKEASSFFSAIFSKLDFAKLINLDLVVKIEPKISVDNSTGPSQKEQKELIDEKKLTLNTPTGQKISTKTLADFFDLIFLASPDWDKKKENQASPILKELNHITYTGISFQDLFTSNKKDPQLEAISKLFHRIWYSEGKDSNRISINNFKNSSKGRLLYRLALILLFYTYESRISRNWLRDQLFYGNFFSSWKASEIIRASLHNGSQSKVSNSNDRQYKKFIDDIIGNPVESKSWLGWIYWYKPSNVKLNDMITMIYYNADNNRFSNITKQPKLKDQILQQIHDGTYPDNYTDPRKK from the coding sequence ATGAAAAAAAATATCTCAAAACCTGATTTTTCTAAAGCATTCAAAATATTTTTAAGTTTTAGCACCTTATCTTTAACGATTTCTGGAATTACTTTGATTGGTATAAAAAATCGTGATGAAAGAGATCAAATTAACATACCAATTACCCACTCGGTCCAAGAAACTGAAGAGCTTTTGGATCAAATTAATTATTTATCAATAGGTGATTCGATTTCTGCTGGTTTTAATTGGGATTACTCTTTTGATGTTAGAGGTATGCTTGATGAAAATAATCAAGTAAAAGGACTTTCGTATCCTGCCTTTTTTGCTAATTTTATTCAGAAAGTTAATCCAAATGCCCTTAAATCGTTCGATAATTTGGCACTTTCTTGAACAACAATCACAGATTGACTATATTTACTTAATCCTGAAAATGAAAAATACAAAAATTTAGACAAAACACATTTTCATTTTAATTATCATCTAGACAGAAAATTAAATTCGCCATATGGGCAGCAAATTCGTTATGTTTTTGATGACTTTTCGGCAACAAGTTTTCCAAAACTCCACAAAAAAATCCAAGAATCAAATTTAATAACACTTTCATTAGGGGCAAATGATTTAATTGAATCTATTGATTTTCGCGTAATTGCAAAACCATTGCAAAAACTTGCTACAAAAGCTGAAGCAAGTTTTGAATTTATGCAAAATATTGAACTAACCTACCAAAAAATTTATCGAAATTTGCTAACTTTAGTTGAAAATTTGCGCAAAATCAATCCTAAGGTTCAAATTGTTTTAGTCGGATATAATTCTTTGACATCCAATATTGTTAAATTTTTTGAAAAATTACTAACAAATGAGATAGGTTTGCCGGAAAATTACGCTAATTTAGCAATAAAACGTTTAAATTCAACGATTAGACAGGTTGCCAGAGTTCAAAAAGTTCAGTATGTTGACTTGTATAATGAAAAAATTTGACAAGAAAATCCAAGCGAATTTGCAACAAAAGAATTAGATATTCACCCTTCAACAAAAGGTTATAAAAAAATGGCCCAAGACCTCTTGTTCAAACTTGCTATTGAACAAGATATTCCATTTAGAAATGAAGCAGACCAAAAATTAGGCTGAGACAAAGATTATGTCGAAAAAGATTTAAATAATTACCGTCGTATTTTAAATATAGCATCAAATTCACAAATTCTTGAGGCCTTAAGTCTTGAAGGCTCAACTGATAAGTTTATTTCTGAGACCTCTCAAATCGAAACAAGAACGACTGCAGATATTCAAAAAACTGAAAAATCACCGCTTGAAAATTTTGTGAATGTTATATTAAATAATAATTTTGGTGATTTTTTAAGCCGTTTTGTCCAGTTAGGACTCCAAAATAATCCAGGCGTGCAAAAAACTTTAACCGATTTTTGAAAGGAAAACCAAAAAGCTGGCGCTTCTTTTGCCCAAATTTTGCAAAAAATTTTCTCAAGTGGCTTTTTTAGTCAAATAATTGCGCGTTTTCAGACTTATGTTCAAAATATTATTGATACCCAGAACTGAGAAAAGGCGACAATTTCTGATTTAGTTAATCAAATTTTTGCCGACTTTGATGAAAAACAGATAATTGATGTTTTAAATACTGTTGTAACTTCTGAATTTGCCAGTGAAAATCCTGAAAAAACTAAAGAATTAATTTTTGCTTCTATTTTTGGACAAAGTTTAGTTCAGGATCTTATAATTAATAATATTATCCAAGTTGATGTTGCATATAAAGATAATTTAAAAGTAGTTTTTACTTTTGATTCTATTAGAAAATTATTTACAAAAATAATTACTGATTTTCAGCTTCGCGCTGATGAATATAAAAATTCTGCCAGTTTTCAGCAAATAATCCAAACTTACCTCGAAAATCCAGAAAATGACGCTGATAATGTTAGTTTTATTAGGAATTTTATTTCTGAAACGCTAAAACATCATGACTCTGTTCAGGTTCTAGTTGGAATTATTAACGATAATTTTAATTTTAATTTGCCTAAAGATGATCAAGATTCGCTCACTAATCTTTTAGTTTCGCTCGCTGATGTTATTGTCCGAACAAATGTTTGGACCAAATTGAATGATCTTGCTGCTAAAAACTTTTTAGATGTTATTAAGCAAAGCGATTATAAAAATGTTACTGAGAACATTTCATCAATTTTTGCTGACCAAATTTATACAAATTACTCAACTTTTTTTAAAGATTCCAAAAATTTACTTGATTTATTTCATGAACTTTTAAGTTTTGAATTAAGCAATAATCAAATTGAATCACTTAAAAAATTACTTAATAAATTTTACCCAATTTTAACAAAATTTGACCTAAGTAACTTTATTGATAGTTCTTCGCCAAATTATGCTAGTTTTTCCTTCCTTTTTGATTCGGCCAAAGATTTTTTAGTTTCAAATTCATTCAAACCTTTATCAGATGTTGTAAATTCAGCAATTAATGATTTTTTAGTAAATAAAAGCCAATATCAGCGAATTGATGATTTAAACCGTTTTGGTTTTCAGTTTTTAGCTAATAATTTGCCAAAACTTGAAGAAAATATTTACGCTTTTATTGCAAAAAATGTTCAAGACGAAAAGTTCTTAACTAACTTAATTAATTTAATTAGCAATTCACTGACTGACCAAGGTCTAACACCTAAGTCAATTGAAACTTTTTCGCAAATTATTAGACTAATTTTTGAAGACTTTTACTCTAAATATCAAATTTGAAAATATGATAAAACAATCCCAACTAACAATTTAATTTTTGATTTTGTTAAAGGCGCAATAAATACTTTCGAAACTTTTACTAAATCAAATTTTAGTGAGTATGATTTTCTCAAAAACAATCTTGAATCTGCAACAAAAGCAAAAAATGAAGCAGAAATTCAAGAATATTCAACAAAAATCGCGCTTTTGGACCAACAACTTTCATTTCAAAATTTTTCTAGTTATTTTCTAAATAATTTTTTTAGCCAAGAACAAATTTATTCACTTTTAAAAAGTCTTGCTAGTCTTGATTTTCAAAGCAAAATTTCAAATCAAGATTTGGTTTTATTTGTCAAAAACCTTTTTGATCAATCATTTTTACATAAGCAATTAATCGGAAAATTAGACCAAAATAGTTTTTTTAACAATCCAAAAATTCAAGAACCCCTTTTAAATATTTTATCTAACTTTTTTGAATCTTCAGAAGTTGAAAAATTACTTTCAAAACTTATTGAATATTTTTTTGACAATAAAAAGTTTGAACAACACACTAATTTTAATTCCTTAATTGAGAATTTTCTTAAAGAAAATTCTCAATTAATTGAAGAAGTTTTTACACTTTTTTTAGGCAACACAGCAACTTGAGAATCAATTTCCCAATTTTTACAGGCAATTTTGGATGCATATCAACTAAATTTATCACAAGATTCTGTTAATACAATTTTAGAACTTGTTCGTGATATTTTGACAAAACTAAGGGATTCAATTCTAAGTATTCAAAGTGAAACAACAATTCAACCGCCTTTAATAATAAAATCATTAATTACCATTATTTTTGATGCAATTTCTAATAATCCAACTCCTAAAAAGTCGGTTATTGAGACTTTATTTGATAGTTTTAGCGTTGATATTGCAAATAATTACTATACTTCAGAGGCAATAAGTAGCCAAGATCAAAACAAAATTACTCCAGATAAAATTTCTTCATTAATTGCTGAAGTAATGAAAACTAAGCCTATTTTAGAACAAATTCGATCAAGTTTATCAAGCATTCCAGAAGGATATCGTGAAGATATTGTTCCAATTTTTGATTCATTTTTAAAATCTGAAGGACTTAAAGATTTATTTAATTCCTATTTTACAATAGTTGCAAAAGCAAATATTAGTAAGCCATTAGATAATTTTTCGTTAATTAAGTCTTTATTTGAAAGGCAACATTTTAATAAAATTATTGGTGAATTTATTGTTAAATTAGACGAAAAAGAGAAAAATCTAACAACTAATTTTGCAAAACTATCACAAAAAATTTTTAATACTCAATTTGAAGAAACAGAATTTGAATCTTTTTTCAAGCTAATTAAGAAAATAATTCAAAATAATATTGAAAGTTATTACACCGATGAGCCAGAGTCAATAAATATTTTTTCAGACCAAGCTCAAGCAATAAATGTGAGTCAAGATATTGCTGATTTTCAAATTCAAGCTCAACCATTTAGCGATTCTGGTTCTGAACAACAATCTCCAAGTTCATCTTCAGCAGAAACACAAAACCAAAGTTTGCCCAAAAAATCGCCAAATTATTCAAAAAAAAATGCTTTTTTAACAAAAATTATAACTATTTTGACTAAATTAACTAGTGGTCAGTTTTCTACTTCAAATTTGAACTCATTACTAGAAACCGAGATTGCAAATGAAGAGTTTATCGTTGAACTAGTCAAGCAAATTGGAACAGTTTATAACCAAATTGATCAATCAGAAAAAGATAATATTTGAAAAATACTGACAAAAATTTTTAAATCTGATTTTTTCAAAGAAAAAATTGAACTATTAAGCGTCGGGAATATTTCTAGTTTTTCAATATTTAGCGGCCTATCAGAAGAAAGTAAGAAAAAAATTGAGCCAACATTTAAAAGTTTGTTGTTAGAATTTTTACCAAATTCTGCAAACAAACTTTTTATTTTTCGAATTTTAGATCATATAAATAAAAATCAAGAATCATTTAAAGAAGTAAAAACATTTTCATCAATCTTAACTAAATTTTTAGGTAATGATAATAGTCATAACAATACCGTTCAAAACCAGAATTCGCAAACCCAAACTAATAGCCAATTTTTGAAGGCCTATTTGTGACATGTGCTTGATTTTTTAGTAAAACATAATGGATTTTTAGATATAGCCGTTGATATAGCTGCCTCATATCTAAAATTAAATTTAGACAACAACCCAAATTTAACTACTAAAGTTCAAAAACCAAGAGAGATTCCTAAAACTTTCTTAAAAGAATTTATTGGTCTTGGCTTTGAAAATCCTTTAATTTCTGGAATTTTAGACCAAATGTTAGATGCAGTTAAAACTTTAGAATCTAGTAAAGAAGCATCTAGTTTTTTCAGTGCTATTTTTAGTAAATTAGATTTTGCAAAATTAATCAATCTTGATTTAGTCGTTAAAATTGAACCAAAAATTAGCGTCGATAACTCAACAGGTCCAAGTCAAAAGGAACAAAAAGAACTAATTGATGAAAAAAAATTAACATTAAACACACCAACTGGACAAAAAATATCAACTAAAACACTCGCTGATTTCTTTGATTTAATATTTTTAGCCTCACCGGACTGAGATAAGAAAAAGGAAAATCAAGCTTCGCCAATTTTAAAAGAATTAAATCATATAACTTATACCGGAATTTCTTTTCAGGATCTTTTTACATCGAATAAAAAAGATCCTCAACTTGAAGCAATTTCAAAATTATTTCATAGAATTTGGTACTCTGAGGGTAAAGATTCTAACAGAATATCAATCAACAATTTTAAAAATTCATCAAAAGGAAGACTTCTTTATAGACTAGCGCTAATCCTTCTTTTTTATACTTATGAATCTAGGATTTCTCGAAATTGGCTTAGAGACCAATTATTTTATGGTAATTTTTTCTCCTCTTGGAAAGCTTCTGAAATAATACGCGCCTCATTGCACAATGGAAGCCAATCTAAAGTAAGTAATTCGAATGATAGACAATACAAGAAATTTATTGATGACATAATAGGGAATCCTGTTGAATCCAAAAGTTGATTAGGGTGAATATATTGATATAAACCTTCCAACGTAAAGCTAAATGACATGATCACAATGATTTATTATAATGCTGACAATAATCGATTTTCCAATATCACAAAGCAACCTAAATTAAAAGACCAAATTTTACAACAAATTCATGATGGAACTTATCCCGATAATTATACAGACCCTCGTAAAAAATAA
- a CDS encoding Cof-type HAD-IIB family hydrolase, whose protein sequence is MKISKNRYLFVLDLDGTVLSDSANSEIHPDTESEIKRAVELGHVVCILTGRPWRSTKPIYEKLGLKTIVANFNGAYIHNPTDSEFIPTINYINLNDILYIMGDKRVKAETSNFAIEGPGWAKIKKRDKQLEQVFGFDHIKNLKPGLNFHKIPLKPTCLILDTKPTTNINDFKSYLERRYGDLGEFSAWSKGENHTYVFDMTAIGVNKSKAVSMLSRYYKIDLENIISIGDSYNDIGMFEISTISVAMANSPQQVKKHATVILKKTNKEGGVGDYIRRFLKNPTKEIEKSKKVKYVRSAVTFEATEY, encoded by the coding sequence ATGAAAATCTCAAAAAATCGCTATCTTTTTGTTCTTGATCTTGATGGCACAGTTCTTTCTGATAGTGCAAATTCTGAAATTCATCCAGATACTGAATCAGAAATTAAACGCGCTGTTGAATTAGGACATGTTGTTTGCATTCTGACAGGAAGACCTTGAAGATCGACAAAACCAATATACGAAAAATTAGGTCTAAAAACAATTGTTGCTAATTTTAACGGCGCTTATATTCATAACCCAACTGACTCTGAATTTATTCCAACAATTAATTATATAAATTTAAATGACATTTTATATATAATGGGTGACAAACGAGTAAAAGCCGAAACCTCAAATTTTGCAATTGAAGGACCTGGATGAGCTAAAATTAAAAAACGCGATAAGCAATTAGAGCAAGTTTTTGGATTTGACCATATTAAAAATCTAAAGCCGGGTCTAAATTTCCATAAAATACCTTTAAAACCAACTTGTTTAATTCTTGATACAAAACCAACTACAAACATCAACGATTTTAAATCATATTTAGAGCGACGCTATGGTGATCTAGGTGAATTTTCGGCCTGATCAAAAGGAGAAAATCACACATACGTTTTTGATATGACCGCAATTGGGGTTAATAAATCTAAGGCAGTTTCAATGCTTTCGCGTTATTATAAAATTGACTTAGAAAATATAATTTCAATTGGTGATAGTTACAATGATATTGGTATGTTTGAAATTTCAACAATTTCTGTTGCAATGGCAAATTCGCCTCAGCAAGTAAAAAAGCATGCAACCGTTATTCTTAAAAAAACAAATAAAGAAGGCGGAGTTGGTGATTATATTCGCCGTTTTTTAAAAAATCCTACAAAAGAAATCGAAAAATCGAAAAAAGTTAAATATGTGCGTTCAGCAGTTACATTTGAAGCAACCGAGTATTAA
- a CDS encoding nicotinate-nucleotide adenylyltransferase has protein sequence MKLEKIAIYGGSFNPVHKAHIQIAKKAIDFLNLDMLFFVPNYINPLKNNKENNIDPAFRFEMLKLVQIEKTQVCDYEIKAKKISYTIETVNYFRQKYPNAKLFLIIGSDNLACFKKWKNYKEILQKVQLVVFNRKNYPDLGNVKRYNALILPTQLPNFSSSQIRSGNFFGLDPKVNAFIGANFLYANSILKGFLGNSDRFIHSKNTAELSNEYAKIYGLDSKQAYYAGLFHDLTKKWTRQEHIDFLKSQKIDDRDLQDYELHQLTASIWLKNVYLLPFEQIIRAISCHTTLCFEMSLFDKVIYVADKLARGRRFPGIQKLRALAKQDLNKAFCQLVRMSKIKHENMINSTNQMKLYEKHQN, from the coding sequence ATGAAATTAGAAAAAATTGCAATTTATGGCGGTTCATTTAATCCCGTTCATAAAGCTCATATACAAATTGCAAAAAAAGCAATCGATTTTTTAAATTTAGATATGCTTTTTTTTGTACCAAATTACATAAATCCGTTAAAAAATAATAAAGAAAACAACATTGACCCCGCATTTCGTTTTGAAATGCTAAAATTAGTTCAAATTGAAAAAACACAAGTTTGTGATTATGAAATTAAAGCCAAAAAAATTAGCTATACAATTGAAACAGTAAATTATTTCAGACAAAAATATCCTAATGCAAAACTTTTTTTAATAATAGGTTCTGATAATCTTGCTTGTTTTAAAAAGTGGAAAAATTACAAGGAAATTCTTCAAAAAGTCCAACTTGTTGTTTTTAATCGCAAAAATTATCCTGATTTAGGAAATGTTAAACGTTATAATGCCTTAATTTTGCCAACCCAGCTGCCCAATTTTAGTTCTTCGCAAATAAGAAGTGGAAACTTTTTTGGCCTTGATCCAAAAGTAAATGCTTTTATTGGTGCTAATTTTTTATATGCTAATTCAATTCTTAAAGGTTTTCTTGGTAATTCTGACCGATTTATCCATTCAAAAAATACCGCCGAACTCTCTAATGAGTATGCTAAAATTTATGGACTAGATTCAAAACAAGCTTATTATGCTGGCTTATTTCATGATTTAACCAAAAAATGAACCAGACAAGAACATATTGATTTTCTTAAATCCCAAAAAATTGATGACAGAGATCTTCAAGACTATGAACTGCATCAACTTACAGCTTCAATTTGACTAAAAAATGTTTATTTACTACCTTTTGAGCAAATAATCCGCGCTATTTCTTGCCATACAACCCTTTGTTTTGAAATGTCATTGTTTGACAAAGTAATTTATGTAGCCGATAAATTAGCCCGCGGTCGTCGTTTTCCAGGTATTCAAAAATTACGCGCCTTAGCAAAACAAGATTTAAATAAAGCCTTTTGCCAACTTGTAAGAATGTCCAAAATTAAGCATGAAAATATGATAAACTCAACCAATCAGATGAAACTATATGAAAAACATCAAAATTAA
- a CDS encoding 5'-methylthioadenosine nucleosidase yields the protein MKNIKIKSAIFYADKQEEVNLELLGAKFIKNVSVLDLNFPVYEYKNIYFFYIHSQIGLINSAIFAQTVAVKFLITNIINYGACGGSSSIDFSKMKNQLIFPKRFYLLDAKTPWYQPGQLPFEPKFYENNLIAAQNFNLGSSNSFIFEENQVKDFQFVDFFDMEAFSFAQISAKNSLNFYCIKYLSDKIGQNLDISQVNFNIKQGAQGAAKYALGLLEKI from the coding sequence ATGAAAAACATCAAAATTAAAAGTGCTATTTTTTATGCTGATAAGCAAGAAGAAGTAAATTTAGAATTACTTGGGGCAAAATTTATAAAAAATGTTAGTGTTTTAGACCTAAATTTTCCAGTTTATGAATATAAAAATATTTATTTTTTTTATATTCATTCACAAATAGGCTTAATTAATTCAGCTATTTTTGCCCAAACAGTTGCAGTAAAATTTTTAATTACTAATATAATAAATTATGGCGCTTGTGGTGGAAGTTCATCAATTGATTTTTCAAAAATGAAAAATCAATTGATATTTCCCAAACGTTTTTATCTACTTGATGCAAAAACACCTTGATATCAGCCAGGCCAACTACCATTTGAACCTAAATTTTACGAGAATAATTTAATTGCTGCACAAAATTTTAATTTAGGCTCATCAAATAGTTTTATTTTTGAAGAAAATCAAGTAAAAGATTTTCAATTTGTTGATTTTTTTGATATGGAAGCATTTTCCTTTGCGCAAATAAGTGCCAAAAATAGCTTGAATTTTTATTGCATTAAATATCTGAGTGATAAAATTGGCCAAAATCTTGATATTTCCCAAGTTAATTTTAACATAAAACAAGGCGCTCAAGGCGCCGCTAAATATGCCTTAGGTCTTCTTGAGAAAATCTAA
- a CDS encoding S8 family serine peptidase has translation MSKNKLFKVFTLLSFLAIPIFSGLISSTLSSESNKTGNFTNTFANKINYDNKLSKSQEDLTGFKQKNKKIFSRKSNQKFTAFSLLKSSNVENVLNAENVDIKIFLDLIDTNNNSLSENVEYYQTKNNEYLKQITSLFEENNIKINSSYVSKLSPIIWININSLAEKKSLELLEKLDFVSLVINNIENTTNPDSLPTYSAKSLNQEAKPKIFYDNLHHAAYYYAYLRNTKDYFTKEKEIVDYKSTRDNKYEKVGVVEVGMSGTYDESDWLKAQIPKYLVNYYNIGRADSKKTNENQNDHASLVSGIIVGKSGFAFNTDLHLANLGEVGSFDSPVWMSIFEKLIIEKGVRVINHSYGFNFIHEKDVDANFKDIYGNNSSLLKNSVSRYIDHLYYLDFLSRKYGVINIFAAGNEYDDRLKKHDNRLINNNNPDPEKEYGYISGYANAINSIVVGSSFGTKENFYASIFSNRLLPKALRDLPKPLIVAPGENIVGLSDQKSPESGTSFSAPIVTGIVSTIIGSNPYLFNDKNIIPAIKSVLSSSAVDSKFDYKGIKNFVESTKKENEKQNTWSSIDNYIEDSSKARYLQNYENEHESKPNGFDTAVGAGQINFANIQKAIETLKTFSVSFQNTDEYVYVLPEIKLNQGKKIKASLAWAFNAGLTKPLGKYESPLNTWYNNLLTFGLSYVADKIIESAYNKAVQSKFEKEYHPKHPDEWLNRETLLNKQKNRLLSNYDLKLQKKVGNNWQNIDLNSGSSGSSNVELIRYSAEESGVYRILVKKTSSSLFKESVDDNLAVSYVIQEN, from the coding sequence ATGTCAAAAAATAAACTATTTAAGGTCTTCACTTTACTATCGTTTTTAGCAATACCAATTTTTTCAGGTCTTATTTCATCGACACTTTCATCAGAATCTAACAAAACTGGTAATTTTACAAATACTTTTGCTAATAAAATTAATTACGACAACAAATTATCAAAATCACAAGAAGATCTTACTGGTTTTAAGCAAAAAAATAAAAAAATATTTAGTAGAAAATCTAATCAAAAATTCACAGCTTTTTCATTACTAAAATCTAGTAATGTGGAAAATGTTTTAAATGCTGAAAATGTAGATATTAAAATATTTTTAGATTTAATTGATACAAACAATAATTCTTTAAGTGAGAATGTTGAATATTATCAAACTAAAAACAATGAATATTTAAAACAAATAACTTCGCTCTTTGAAGAAAATAATATAAAAATAAATAGTAGCTATGTAAGCAAATTGTCACCAATAATATGGATTAATATTAATTCACTCGCTGAAAAAAAATCCCTCGAATTATTAGAAAAACTAGATTTTGTTTCATTAGTAATTAATAATATAGAAAATACGACAAACCCAGATTCACTCCCGACTTATTCTGCTAAATCTTTAAACCAAGAAGCTAAACCCAAAATTTTTTACGATAACTTACACCATGCCGCCTACTATTATGCATATTTAAGAAATACCAAAGATTATTTTACAAAAGAAAAGGAAATAGTTGATTATAAGTCTACAAGAGATAATAAGTACGAAAAAGTCGGAGTAGTTGAAGTAGGTATGAGCGGCACCTATGATGAAAGCGATTGACTCAAAGCTCAAATTCCCAAATATTTGGTTAATTACTACAATATTGGTCGCGCTGATTCAAAAAAAACTAATGAAAATCAAAATGATCACGCCAGTTTGGTTTCTGGAATAATAGTAGGAAAGAGCGGATTTGCATTTAATACTGATTTGCATCTCGCAAATTTGGGTGAAGTAGGATCGTTTGATTCCCCTGTTTGAATGTCAATTTTTGAAAAACTAATAATTGAAAAAGGAGTTAGAGTAATAAACCATAGCTATGGATTTAATTTCATACATGAAAAAGACGTTGATGCTAATTTCAAAGATATCTATGGTAATAATTCTTCTCTGTTAAAAAACTCTGTCTCTCGATATATTGATCATCTTTATTATTTGGATTTCCTATCAAGAAAATATGGTGTTATAAATATTTTTGCTGCCGGAAATGAATATGATGATAGATTAAAAAAACATGATAATAGACTAATAAACAATAATAATCCTGATCCTGAAAAAGAATATGGTTACATATCTGGGTATGCTAATGCAATAAATTCTATTGTTGTTGGCTCTAGTTTTGGTACAAAAGAAAACTTCTATGCAAGTATTTTTAGTAATAGATTATTGCCAAAAGCTCTAAGAGACTTGCCTAAACCGCTCATAGTTGCCCCAGGCGAGAATATAGTTGGGCTATCTGATCAAAAATCACCAGAATCAGGAACTAGTTTTTCTGCGCCAATTGTAACCGGTATAGTCTCAACCATAATTGGTTCAAATCCTTATTTATTTAATGATAAAAATATTATTCCAGCAATAAAGAGTGTATTGTCTTCATCTGCGGTAGATAGCAAATTTGATTATAAAGGTATAAAGAATTTTGTTGAATCTACAAAAAAAGAAAATGAAAAACAAAACACATGGTCTTCGATTGATAATTACATAGAAGATTCTAGCAAAGCCCGATATTTGCAAAATTATGAAAATGAGCACGAATCTAAGCCAAATGGTTTTGATACAGCAGTTGGGGCAGGACAAATTAATTTCGCTAATATACAAAAGGCAATAGAAACTTTAAAAACTTTTTCTGTATCATTTCAAAACACTGATGAATATGTTTATGTATTACCAGAAATAAAATTAAATCAAGGAAAGAAAATAAAAGCTTCACTTGCTTGAGCTTTTAACGCAGGATTAACAAAACCCCTAGGTAAATATGAATCTCCCCTTAATACGTGGTACAATAATTTACTAACATTTGGTTTATCATATGTTGCTGATAAAATCATAGAATCAGCATATAATAAAGCTGTACAATCAAAATTTGAAAAAGAATATCATCCTAAACATCCTGATGAATGATTAAATAGAGAAACTCTCCTTAATAAACAAAAAAATAGATTGCTTAGTAATTATGATTTAAAATTGCAAAAAAAGGTGGGGAACAATTGGCAAAACATCGATTTAAATTCTGGTTCTTCAGGATCTTCGAACGTTGAGTTAATAAGATATTCAGCAGAAGAATCAGGGGTATACCGAATCCTGGTAAAGAAAACTAGTTCTTCTCTTTTTAAAGAATCGGTAGATGATAATTTGGCGGTTTCATATGTTATACAAGAAAATTAA